The Musa acuminata AAA Group cultivar baxijiao chromosome BXJ1-3, Cavendish_Baxijiao_AAA, whole genome shotgun sequence genome window below encodes:
- the LOC135636763 gene encoding transcription factor MYB1-like produces MGRKPCCAKETDLKRGAWTAEEDGILEAYIKTHGEGRWRSLPKKAGLKRCGKSCRLRWLNYLRPDIKRGNISLEEEDLIIRLHRLIGNRWSLIAGRLPGRTDNEIKNYWNTYLRKKVQNQHEPAVVLSSLHHFVQVSREGDLVAVSEAEKAPESVPGESFSILTEGNWWDLLMSSDAGEAASAVQVPHLNLVSLCGDDSRCDLYAANEGMLEDWMCDPAQTSLDRELESLARFLHCDD; encoded by the exons ATGGGAAGGAAGCCTTGCTGCGCTAAAGAGACGGATCTCAAGAGAGGTGCTTGGACTGCAGAGGAGGACGGGATTTTGGAAGCTTACATCAAGACCCACGGGGAAGGAAGATGGAGAAGCCTCCCCAAGAAAGCAG GACTCAAGAGGTGCGGGAAGAGCTGCCGTCTTCGTTGGCTGAACTACCTGAGGCCTGATATCAAGCGAGGGAACATTTCTCTGGAGGAAGAGGACCTCATCATCCGACTCCACAGGCTCATAGGAAACAG GTGGTCGCTGATTGCCGGGCGGTTGCCCGGTCGAacagacaacgagatcaagaattaCTGGAATACTTACTTGAGGAAGAAAGTGCAGAACCAGCACGAGCCCGCCGTGGTGCTCTCCAGTCTGCACCACTTCGTGCAGGTAAGTAGAGAGGGAGACTTGGTTGCTGTCTCCGAGGCCGAGAAGGCACCGGAGTCGGTGCCCGGTGAGTCCTTCTCGATTCTTACGGAAGGGAACTGGTGGGACTTGTTGATGAGCTCCGACGCGGGCGAAGCCGCCTCCGCCGTGCAGGTTCCACACCTCAATTTGGTTTCGCTGTGTGGAGACGACTCGCGTTGCGATCTCTACGCCGCAAACGAGGGGATGCTCGAGGACTGGATGTGTGATCCAGCTCAAACCAGTTTGGATCGGGAACTCGAATCACTGGCCAGATTTCTCCACTGCGACGACTGA